In Sutterella faecalis, a genomic segment contains:
- a CDS encoding LysR family transcriptional regulator, with amino-acid sequence MDEPHMTSEQIWFLAALWEARSLSLAAKRLGISVATATRLLRSVRGLLQDPLFVRGKGGFVPTNRMARLMPAIEEVQNAMRELARTGEFDPASVRGTLRLAGVDNAVLTFLRPVFQKLLSSAPELKISFSTIPADWENALEDGTLDILFYAPPMKALRKEFRSAELNQTSHVLVVRRSHPILKELENASPEGRASALLERYREIEITYGPGSRRQAGETSAPVESDKSIALQCDYFLPSVFLLLESDCYARMPVNTVRYLERYLPIALLPPEIRRLPVWSGRMIWHERTDVDPLLLWVRRLFMNELRSKRELSSL; translated from the coding sequence ATGGATGAACCTCACATGACATCCGAGCAGATCTGGTTTCTGGCTGCGCTCTGGGAAGCGCGTTCGCTCTCTCTCGCAGCAAAGCGCCTCGGCATCAGCGTTGCAACTGCCACACGGCTCCTGCGTTCGGTCCGCGGGCTTCTTCAGGATCCGCTCTTTGTCCGCGGGAAAGGCGGCTTCGTGCCGACCAACCGCATGGCGAGACTTATGCCTGCAATCGAAGAGGTGCAGAATGCAATGAGGGAACTCGCGCGTACAGGGGAATTCGATCCCGCTTCGGTCCGGGGAACGCTGCGTCTTGCGGGTGTTGACAATGCTGTGCTTACCTTTCTTCGGCCGGTCTTCCAGAAGCTCTTGTCGTCGGCGCCCGAATTGAAGATTTCCTTCTCAACGATCCCGGCGGATTGGGAGAATGCTCTTGAAGACGGCACGCTCGATATTCTTTTCTATGCACCTCCCATGAAGGCGCTCCGCAAAGAGTTCCGATCGGCAGAACTCAATCAAACCAGTCATGTCCTCGTGGTCCGCAGGTCGCATCCGATTCTGAAAGAGCTGGAAAATGCATCGCCGGAGGGGCGCGCGTCGGCTCTCCTTGAGCGATACCGGGAAATCGAAATTACGTATGGTCCGGGAAGCCGCAGGCAGGCCGGAGAAACTTCTGCGCCCGTTGAGTCGGACAAGTCGATTGCGCTGCAGTGCGACTATTTTCTGCCGAGCGTTTTCCTGCTTCTCGAGTCGGATTGCTACGCACGCATGCCGGTCAATACTGTGCGCTATCTCGAACGCTATCTGCCGATCGCGCTCCTTCCGCCCGAAATAAGGCGTCTCCCGGTCTGGTCCGGACGCATGATCTGGCATGAGCGGACGGATGTCGATCCGCTTCTTCTTTGGGTGCGCCGTCTCTTCATGAATGAATTGCGCTCCAAAAGGGAGCTTTCAAGCCTCTGA